The following proteins are encoded in a genomic region of Dyadobacter sp. UC 10:
- the ccoS gene encoding cbb3-type cytochrome oxidase assembly protein CcoS: MSALYLLIFASLIVALGFLGAFIWSVRKGHFDDDYTPSVRILLDDNPENANP; the protein is encoded by the coding sequence ATGAGCGCCTTATATCTTTTAATTTTTGCCAGTTTAATCGTCGCCCTGGGCTTTCTGGGCGCTTTTATCTGGTCGGTCCGGAAGGGGCATTTCGACGACGATTACACGCCTTCCGTGCGGATCCTGCTGGATGATAATCCCGAAAACGCAAATCCGTAA